One Cynocephalus volans isolate mCynVol1 chromosome 5, mCynVol1.pri, whole genome shotgun sequence DNA window includes the following coding sequences:
- the NKAPL gene encoding NKAP-like protein, with amino-acid sequence MAPVSRSCYSEDTPGSRRPRRSSSGSPSSAQARHSSRARRSPSHSRGREGLRPPLRGMSGVDSPYPLSRSRSRDRPPGLRNYAFSSSSSIYYGGYRYHHHHYADDRQWAENCEKEESYRQRRLKERERIGELGAPEVWGLSPKFPEPDSDEHTLVEDEEVKNQKNSSSDSSTEEKKKKTSHSKNKKKRKKMSSKRKHRKYSYNSDSHSDSDINSSSDDHKKRAKKAKKKEKKKKHRAKNPKKKKTKKESSDSSCKDSEGELPEDIWIEQSKITDTMDLIGPEAPIMHSSQDEKPLNYGHALLPGEGAAMAEYVKAGKRIPRRGEIGLTSEEIASFECSGYVMSGSRHRRMEAVRLRKENQIYSADEKRALASFNQEERQKRENKILASFREMVYRKTRGKNGK; translated from the coding sequence ATGGCCCCGGTATCCCGCTCGTGCTATTCTGAGGACACCCCGGGCTCTCGGAGACCGCGACGCAGCTCGTCTGGGAGCCCATCATCGGCGCAGGCCAGACACTCCTCTCGGGCACGCCGTTCCCCCTCTCACTCCCGCGGCCGCGAGGGCCTCAGGCCTCCGTTAAGGGGTATGTCTGGTGTAGACAGTCCTTACCCCCTTAGTCGCTCTAGGTCTCGAGACCGGCCCCCAGGACTCCGCAACTATGCCTTCTCGTCATCCTCTTCAATCTACTATGGCGGATACcgctaccatcaccaccactatgCGGACGACCGCCAGTGGGCGGAGAACTGTGAGAAGGAGGAGAGCTATCGGCAGAGGAggctgaaggagagagagaggattgGGGAATTGGGAGCGCCTGAAGTGTGGGGGCTGTCTCCAAAGTTTCCTGAGCCGGATTCTGATGAACATACCCTAGTTGAGGATGAAGAGGTAAAGAATCAGAAGAACAGCAGTTCAGATTCCagcactgaagaaaaaaagaaaaagaccagtcattcaaaaaataagaaaaaaagaaagaaaatgtcatctaaaagaaaacatagaaagtaTTCTTATAATAGTGACAGTCATTCAGATTCTGACATTAATTCTAGCTCTGATGATCATAAAAAGAGAGCCAAAAaagccaagaagaaagagaagaaaaaaaagcacagagCAAAAAATCCCAAGAAAAAGAAGACTAAAAAAGAATCAAGTGATTCAAGCTGTAAAGATTCAGAAGGAGAGTTGCCAGAAGATATCTGGATTGAGCAGTCAAAGATAACAGATACCATGGATTTAATAGGTCCAGAAGCACCTATAATGCATTCCTCTCAAGATGAGAAACCTTTGAACTATGGCCATGCTCTGCTCCCAGGTGAAGGCGCTGCTATGGCTGAGTATGTAAAAGCTGGAAAGCGGATCCCACGAAGAGGTGAAATTGGGTTGACAAGTGAAGAGATCGCTTCATTTGAATGTTCAGGTTATGTCATGAGTGGTAGCAGGCATCGCAGAATGGAGGCTGTACGACTGCGTAAAGAGAACCAGATCTacagtgctgatgagaagagagCCCTTGCATCCTTTAATCAAGAAGagagacaaaagagagaaaataagattcTAGCCAGTTTCCGAGAGATGGTGTACAGAAAGACAAGAGGGAAAAATGGCAAGTAA